Proteins encoded in a region of the Streptomyces sp. NBC_01298 genome:
- a CDS encoding SDR family NAD(P)-dependent oxidoreductase, which produces MSRRPVTIVTGGSRGIGAATCVRLAADGHDLVLGYLRDDEAAKATAERVREAGARCVTVRGDTSEECGVERLFDIAGAEFGAVTGLVNNAGVTGTPGRLADIRVEDLRRVLDVNLLGYLLCCRRAARDMAESGGGAIVNVSSAAATLGSPGRYVHYAATKAATDTLTLGLAKELGPDRIRVNAVAPGIIDTDMHAAMGDPDRPALAAAEIPLGRAGQPVEVAAAIAWLLSEDAAYTTGTVLRVAGGR; this is translated from the coding sequence ATGTCACGTCGACCAGTCACCATCGTCACCGGAGGCAGTCGCGGTATCGGCGCCGCCACGTGCGTCCGGCTGGCCGCCGACGGGCACGATCTCGTCCTCGGCTACCTCCGTGACGACGAGGCCGCCAAGGCCACCGCCGAGCGGGTCCGGGAGGCGGGCGCCCGGTGTGTGACCGTACGCGGCGACACCTCCGAGGAGTGCGGCGTGGAGCGGCTCTTCGACATCGCCGGCGCCGAGTTCGGTGCCGTGACCGGCCTGGTCAACAACGCCGGAGTCACCGGCACCCCGGGCCGGCTCGCCGACATCCGGGTCGAGGACCTGCGCCGCGTGCTCGACGTGAACCTCCTCGGCTACCTGCTCTGCTGCCGCCGGGCCGCCCGGGACATGGCCGAGTCGGGCGGCGGGGCCATCGTCAACGTCTCCTCCGCGGCCGCCACCCTCGGCAGTCCCGGCCGCTACGTCCACTACGCCGCCACCAAGGCCGCCACCGACACCCTGACCCTGGGGCTCGCCAAGGAGCTGGGCCCGGACCGGATCCGGGTCAACGCGGTGGCCCCCGGCATCATCGACACCGACATGCACGCCGCCATGGGCGACCCCGACCGACCGGCGCTCGCGGCCGCGGAGATCCCGCTCGGGCGGGCCGGGCAGCCGGTGGAGGTCGCCGCGGCCATCGCCTGGCTGCTGTCCGAGGACGCCGCGTACACGACCGGTACGGTCCTGCGGGTCGCCGGCGGGCGCTGA
- a CDS encoding DUF1996 domain-containing protein: MHLRPRTLSALLVSAAIAVTAAAGLGATTLTAQASPDSGAVHMNMDHSAVAAVAGGDDPDGDGYIPAVPQVTGVTPSWNNPPDRYFHEFQANCSVTKTAPDDPIVYAGRPGASHDHTFMGNTGTNGNSTTASLSAGSTACTALGDLSGYWMPTLLNGSQKVLPTGPQVIYYKTGVTDYTSVRPFPKGLRFLVGSPTQTAAEFRAHKGWVEGWECGESFKNTEFPANCPAGSQLNIRMQAPSCWDGKNLDVPDHKAHMAYPVTKPGNNDNVCPASHPVAVPMVEFKMAFPVSGDMSQVRLSSGTGHSFHYDFFNAWDERTLNAMVEHCIKGGLQCNNRGYDQFHPEAGTVLGPDGRLP, from the coding sequence ATGCATCTCCGACCGCGGACCCTGTCCGCGCTCCTGGTCTCGGCGGCCATCGCCGTGACCGCGGCCGCAGGTCTCGGCGCCACCACGCTCACCGCACAGGCCTCGCCCGACTCCGGCGCCGTCCACATGAACATGGACCACTCCGCCGTCGCGGCGGTCGCCGGGGGCGACGACCCCGACGGCGACGGCTACATCCCTGCCGTTCCGCAGGTCACCGGCGTGACCCCGTCCTGGAACAACCCGCCGGACCGCTACTTCCACGAGTTCCAGGCCAACTGCTCGGTCACCAAGACCGCGCCCGACGACCCGATCGTGTACGCGGGCCGGCCCGGCGCCTCCCACGACCACACCTTCATGGGCAACACCGGCACGAACGGCAACAGCACCACCGCCTCCCTGAGCGCCGGCAGCACCGCCTGTACCGCGCTCGGCGACCTGTCCGGCTACTGGATGCCGACGCTCCTCAACGGCAGCCAGAAGGTCCTGCCCACCGGCCCCCAGGTCATCTACTACAAGACCGGGGTCACCGACTACACGAGCGTGCGCCCCTTCCCGAAGGGACTGCGCTTCCTCGTCGGCAGCCCGACCCAGACCGCGGCGGAGTTCCGCGCGCACAAGGGCTGGGTCGAGGGCTGGGAGTGCGGCGAAAGCTTCAAGAACACCGAGTTCCCGGCCAACTGCCCGGCCGGCAGCCAGCTCAACATCCGCATGCAGGCGCCCAGTTGCTGGGACGGCAAGAACCTCGACGTCCCGGACCACAAGGCGCACATGGCCTACCCGGTCACCAAGCCCGGCAACAACGACAACGTCTGCCCCGCCTCGCACCCGGTCGCGGTCCCGATGGTCGAGTTCAAGATGGCCTTCCCGGTCAGCGGCGACATGTCCCAAGTCAGGCTGTCCAGCGGGACCGGCCACTCCTTCCACTACGACTTCTTCAACGCGTGGGACGAGCGCACCCTGAACGCCATGGTCGAGCACTGCATCAAGGGCGGGCTGCAGTGCAACAACCGCGGCTACGACCAGTTCCACCCGGAGGCCGGCACCGTGCTGGGCCCCGACGGCCGCCTCCCGTAG
- a CDS encoding MFS transporter: MSARPAYRDANVLRWLVAYTASITGDVVYFLALTWAAVRVGGPSQVGLVVAAGALPRAVLMLGGGVVADRFGPRRVAVVSDAVRCAVILGAAAALTLASPGVWLLVTVALVFGAVDAVFMPAVGALPPLIAAPAQFARVQGMRGLSIRLSNAVGPLLAAAVLVTAGAAGAFAAAGILFALSLATLLTVRTLSPASSARPPRSASARASTRVSALRELADGLRYVRRHRMLAPLVVVIGLGEMCFSGPVATGLVLLAEERGWGAPGMGWIASAFSVGAAASALLLTVSARIPRAGLVMCAALLVTAGGAVALGRVASLPLAVLLGCLIGLTSGITTTVTGALLQTETDPRYLGRVTAVTTLCTLGLAPVLFPAVGVTVALWGADAFFAGCGVICLLAAGLGLAVPVLRRAELQGPETLSPVAVAGGSGVPSEG; the protein is encoded by the coding sequence GTGTCCGCGCGGCCCGCCTACCGGGACGCCAACGTCCTGCGCTGGCTCGTCGCGTACACGGCTTCGATCACCGGTGACGTCGTCTACTTCCTCGCCCTGACCTGGGCCGCGGTGCGCGTCGGCGGGCCGTCGCAGGTGGGCCTCGTGGTCGCGGCCGGAGCCCTGCCCCGCGCGGTGCTCATGCTCGGGGGCGGCGTGGTGGCCGACCGGTTCGGTCCGCGACGGGTCGCCGTCGTCAGCGACGCGGTGCGCTGTGCGGTGATCCTCGGGGCCGCCGCGGCGCTCACGCTCGCGTCCCCGGGCGTGTGGCTGCTGGTCACCGTCGCGCTGGTCTTCGGCGCCGTGGACGCGGTGTTCATGCCGGCCGTGGGCGCGCTCCCGCCGCTCATCGCGGCACCCGCACAGTTCGCCAGGGTCCAGGGGATGCGGGGGCTGTCGATCCGGCTGAGCAACGCGGTGGGGCCACTGCTGGCGGCAGCCGTCCTGGTGACGGCCGGTGCGGCCGGCGCGTTCGCCGCCGCGGGCATCCTCTTCGCCCTCTCGCTCGCGACCCTGCTCACCGTGCGGACCCTCTCGCCGGCCTCTTCCGCGCGACCGCCCCGGAGTGCTTCCGCACGTGCCTCCACACGTGTCTCCGCCCTGCGCGAGCTGGCCGACGGCCTGCGCTACGTCCGCCGCCACCGGATGCTCGCCCCACTGGTCGTGGTCATCGGGCTGGGTGAGATGTGCTTCAGCGGTCCCGTGGCCACCGGTCTGGTGCTCCTGGCCGAGGAACGCGGCTGGGGCGCCCCGGGCATGGGATGGATCGCGAGCGCGTTCAGCGTGGGAGCCGCGGCGTCGGCCCTGCTGCTCACCGTCTCCGCCCGGATACCTCGGGCCGGGCTGGTCATGTGTGCGGCGCTGCTCGTCACGGCCGGGGGAGCGGTCGCCCTGGGGCGCGTGGCCTCGCTGCCGCTCGCCGTCCTACTCGGTTGCCTGATCGGACTGACCAGCGGGATCACCACAACCGTGACCGGTGCGCTGCTCCAGACGGAGACGGACCCCCGGTACCTCGGACGGGTCACCGCGGTGACGACCCTGTGCACGCTGGGCCTTGCTCCCGTCCTCTTCCCCGCCGTCGGCGTCACGGTGGCACTGTGGGGAGCGGACGCGTTCTTCGCCGGCTGCGGAGTGATCTGCCTGCTCGCCGCAGGGCTCGGCCTCGCCGTCCCCGTGCTCCGCCGGGCCGAACTCCAGGGGCCCGAGACGCTGTCGCCCGTCGCCGTCGCCGGTGGATCCGGTGTGCCCTCCGAGGGGTGA
- a CDS encoding peptidoglycan-binding domain-containing protein encodes MPDDDRLLVRPYVAPSGPLPGSPAPAWPEESGRIFVPTHFGPSVVEPGPSRAPGTADRAPARRTEPPATPTASAVERRGSRLPLVGLALLALGAAGALAFLLRGPDHEPPRAVVRPDLSVPVLPARSPGAGEEPPPAGQPSSGPSTPGTPSGTATPGTGQPSSGPSASASREPKPVGPTGTRPAPGGGGTLGPGDRGAEVRALQERLHGQGFTYVSVTGVYDEQTRRGVLQLQQNRSIEGDPPGVYGPATRAAFGSEG; translated from the coding sequence GTGCCCGACGACGATCGCTTGCTCGTACGCCCCTACGTGGCTCCCTCGGGCCCGTTGCCCGGCTCGCCCGCGCCCGCCTGGCCCGAGGAGTCCGGGCGGATCTTCGTACCGACGCACTTCGGGCCGTCCGTCGTGGAGCCCGGGCCGTCACGTGCGCCCGGTACGGCGGACCGCGCGCCCGCGCGGCGCACCGAACCCCCGGCGACCCCAACGGCTTCCGCCGTCGAACGGCGGGGCAGTCGGCTTCCGCTGGTGGGACTCGCCCTGCTGGCGCTCGGGGCAGCGGGGGCCCTCGCGTTCCTCCTGCGCGGCCCGGACCACGAGCCGCCGCGCGCCGTGGTCCGGCCGGACCTGTCGGTGCCGGTCCTTCCGGCGCGCAGCCCGGGGGCGGGCGAGGAGCCCCCGCCGGCCGGGCAGCCCTCTTCCGGCCCGTCCACGCCCGGAACCCCGTCCGGGACGGCAACGCCGGGCACGGGGCAGCCCTCTTCCGGCCCGTCGGCGAGTGCGAGCCGGGAGCCGAAGCCCGTGGGCCCGACGGGCACGCGCCCCGCGCCGGGCGGCGGCGGGACCCTGGGCCCGGGCGACCGCGGGGCCGAGGTGCGCGCCCTGCAGGAACGGCTCCACGGGCAGGGGTTCACGTACGTCTCCGTCACCGGCGTGTACGACGAGCAGACCCGGCGCGGCGTCCTGCAGCTCCAGCAGAACAGGAGCATCGAGGGCGACCCGCCGGGCGTCTACGGTCCGGCCACCCGCGCGGCCTTCGGAAGCGAGGGCTGA
- a CDS encoding LacI family DNA-binding transcriptional regulator → MDAASTATGTGTGTATGTGTAPTLEDVARAAGVSRATVSRVVNGVRNVDPAIQQAVQRAVAATGYVPNRAARSLVTRRSGAVALVVSGAGADTGRVFQDPFFGRVVSGVVRALRPRGVHPVLLFADGEADRAQVVSYLTQGGGDGALLVTTDGHDPLPGMLARAGLPAVLFARPAPEIPLDWVDLRHREGGALAARHLLARGCRRLAVIGGPADVPASRDRVAGFREALDGTAVRVAEADFTLDGGEQGMRALLAEHPDLDGVFAANDLMAQGACLVLREHGRRIPEDVAVVGFDDSGAAVAARPRLTTVRQPVEEMAAEMVRLLLDRVAGTAAPDPAAVLFDPELVVRDSA, encoded by the coding sequence ATGGACGCAGCGAGCACGGCCACCGGTACGGGCACCGGAACGGCCACCGGCACCGGAACGGCCCCGACCCTGGAAGACGTGGCCCGCGCGGCCGGGGTGTCCCGGGCCACGGTGTCCCGCGTGGTGAACGGGGTCCGCAATGTGGACCCGGCCATCCAGCAGGCGGTCCAGCGGGCCGTCGCCGCGACGGGATACGTGCCGAACCGCGCGGCCCGCTCCCTGGTGACCCGCCGCTCGGGTGCGGTGGCGCTGGTGGTCTCCGGCGCGGGCGCGGACACCGGGCGGGTGTTCCAGGACCCCTTCTTCGGGCGGGTGGTGAGCGGGGTCGTACGGGCCCTGCGCCCGCGCGGCGTGCATCCGGTGCTGCTGTTCGCCGACGGGGAGGCGGACCGCGCGCAGGTGGTCTCGTACCTCACCCAGGGCGGTGGGGACGGAGCACTGCTCGTCACCACCGACGGCCACGACCCGCTGCCCGGCATGCTCGCGCGCGCCGGCCTGCCCGCGGTGCTCTTCGCCCGGCCGGCCCCCGAGATCCCGCTGGACTGGGTGGACCTGCGCCACCGCGAAGGCGGGGCCCTGGCCGCGCGGCACCTCCTCGCCCGGGGCTGCCGGCGACTCGCCGTGATCGGCGGTCCGGCGGACGTACCGGCGAGCCGGGACCGGGTGGCGGGCTTCCGGGAGGCACTGGACGGGACGGCGGTACGGGTGGCGGAGGCGGACTTCACCCTGGACGGCGGCGAGCAGGGGATGCGCGCGCTGCTGGCCGAACACCCGGACCTGGACGGAGTGTTCGCGGCGAACGACCTGATGGCCCAGGGCGCCTGCCTGGTGCTGCGCGAACACGGCCGCCGGATCCCCGAGGACGTGGCGGTGGTCGGCTTCGACGACTCCGGCGCGGCGGTGGCGGCGAGACCCCGCCTGACGACGGTCCGCCAGCCGGTGGAGGAGATGGCGGCGGAGATGGTGCGCCTCCTCCTGGACCGGGTGGCCGGCACGGCCGCACCGGACCCGGCGGCGGTGCTCTTCGACCCGGAACTGGTGGTCCGCGACTCGGCGTGA
- a CDS encoding ArsR/SmtB family transcription factor — MVAPLAPSAASAEPSGQDVELDTAALRVLAHPLRLNVLTLLRERGPSTATRIADELGINPGAASYHLRRLGAGGLIVEEPGRGTGRERWWKSAHRQSVHDPASASGEQREAGRAYTHAVALAAADRLRRAAHEVPLLPEEWLDAATYGDFLLYLTPGDVARMRSELFQVIARYQHGEGEAPEGAAPVALQVQAFPVPGTALPRAGGAA; from the coding sequence ATGGTCGCTCCCCTCGCTCCCTCCGCCGCATCCGCCGAGCCGTCGGGACAGGACGTCGAACTCGACACGGCTGCCCTGCGCGTACTCGCCCACCCCTTGCGCCTGAACGTCCTCACCCTCCTGAGGGAGCGTGGTCCGTCCACCGCCACCCGGATCGCCGACGAGCTCGGCATCAACCCCGGGGCGGCGAGCTACCACCTGCGGCGTCTCGGGGCGGGTGGGCTCATCGTCGAGGAACCAGGGCGCGGCACCGGACGCGAGCGGTGGTGGAAGTCCGCCCATCGCCAGTCGGTCCACGATCCCGCTTCCGCGTCCGGCGAACAGCGGGAGGCAGGCCGCGCCTACACGCACGCGGTCGCCCTTGCCGCGGCGGATCGCCTGCGCAGGGCCGCACACGAGGTACCGCTCCTGCCCGAGGAATGGCTCGACGCGGCCACGTACGGCGACTTCCTCCTGTACCTGACGCCGGGGGACGTGGCCCGGATGCGCTCCGAGCTCTTCCAGGTGATCGCGCGCTATCAGCACGGAGAGGGCGAAGCCCCCGAAGGGGCCGCTCCGGTGGCGCTGCAGGTGCAGGCGTTTCCGGTACCGGGCACGGCCCTGCCGCGGGCCGGTGGCGCCGCGTGA
- a CDS encoding putative immunity protein, with translation MILPKERDLRFVTIRRGGTLTDADHHLLALWAASCAEHVLGLFESARPEDPRPRRAIEHARAWVRSEVTMTASRAAGGHAMGAARDLRGAARHAAYAAGQAGAVAHVAAHELGAAAYAIKAARAAAPEGEGEAAGRRECHWQRDQLPEAIRALVLDDQRLRNDICWSAFDC, from the coding sequence ATGATCCTCCCGAAGGAACGCGACCTTCGCTTCGTGACGATCCGCCGCGGCGGAACCCTCACCGACGCGGATCACCACCTCCTGGCCCTGTGGGCGGCGTCCTGCGCCGAGCACGTCCTCGGCCTGTTCGAGTCCGCCCGGCCCGAGGACCCGCGGCCGCGCCGGGCGATCGAGCACGCCCGTGCGTGGGTGCGCAGCGAGGTCACCATGACCGCGTCCCGCGCGGCGGGCGGACACGCGATGGGCGCGGCCAGGGACCTGCGCGGAGCGGCCCGCCATGCCGCGTACGCCGCAGGGCAGGCCGGGGCCGTCGCCCATGTCGCGGCGCACGAACTCGGCGCGGCCGCCTATGCGATCAAGGCCGCGCGCGCGGCGGCGCCGGAAGGCGAGGGCGAGGCGGCGGGCCGACGGGAGTGCCACTGGCAGCGCGACCAGCTCCCGGAGGCGATCCGCGCACTCGTCCTGGACGACCAGCGGTTGCGCAACGACATCTGCTGGTCTGCCTTCGACTGCTGA
- a CDS encoding MFS transporter yields MTAAPAPGNESDAPEPKHPPSSAPAPAPDPTTTTEDRAVAGWRGWGAVGAVALGIFCLITSELLPVGLLTSVGADLGVSDGTAGLMVTVPGLVAGLCAPLVTVGAGRLDRRWVLVVLIALMAVANLVAALAPGFGVLLAARLLVGVSVGGFWAIAGGLAVRLVPAHQVGRATALVFGGVPTASVLGVPAGTLLGELGGWRFAFAAVGGLGAFTLAALLLLLPPLPPTRTITFAQLPALLRRNRAVRAGVAVTFLLVTGQFAAYTFVRPILQDVSGVDTAYVSTLLLGYGVAGVAGNFLAGARDPYRTLFTVGASLAVILALIATVPGAVAGTVLLLAWGLVYGGVSVSLQSWMIKAAPDDAEAASSLMVAMFNLAIAAGALSGGLAVDGISVPAAAWAGAVLMALAAVTVRVTSMSRTAARDVTGAGAATAPGVTGTGGRTEDRDASPADRR; encoded by the coding sequence ATGACCGCAGCCCCCGCGCCCGGCAACGAATCCGACGCCCCGGAGCCGAAGCACCCGCCGAGCTCCGCGCCCGCACCCGCACCCGATCCCACGACCACGACCGAGGACCGGGCCGTCGCCGGGTGGCGGGGGTGGGGGGCCGTAGGGGCCGTGGCGCTGGGGATCTTCTGTCTCATCACCTCCGAGTTGCTGCCCGTCGGCCTGCTCACCTCCGTAGGAGCCGATCTCGGTGTGTCCGACGGCACCGCCGGGCTCATGGTCACCGTGCCGGGGCTCGTCGCGGGCCTCTGCGCGCCCCTCGTCACCGTGGGCGCCGGCCGGCTCGACCGGCGCTGGGTACTGGTCGTCCTGATCGCCCTGATGGCCGTCGCCAACCTGGTCGCGGCACTCGCTCCCGGATTCGGCGTGCTGCTGGCCGCCCGGCTGCTCGTGGGGGTCAGCGTCGGCGGGTTCTGGGCCATAGCCGGCGGCCTCGCCGTCCGCCTCGTCCCCGCGCACCAGGTCGGCCGGGCCACCGCGCTCGTCTTCGGCGGGGTCCCCACGGCCTCGGTGCTCGGCGTCCCCGCCGGGACCCTGCTCGGCGAACTGGGCGGCTGGCGCTTCGCCTTCGCGGCCGTGGGCGGGCTCGGAGCGTTCACCCTGGCCGCACTGCTCCTGCTGCTCCCGCCGCTGCCGCCGACCCGGACCATCACCTTCGCCCAACTCCCCGCCCTGCTCCGGCGCAACCGCGCGGTCCGGGCCGGGGTCGCCGTCACCTTCCTGCTGGTGACCGGGCAGTTCGCCGCGTACACGTTCGTACGGCCAATCCTGCAGGACGTGTCCGGTGTGGACACCGCCTACGTCAGCACCCTCCTCCTCGGGTACGGAGTCGCGGGCGTGGCCGGCAACTTCCTGGCGGGCGCGCGGGACCCGTACCGCACGCTGTTCACCGTCGGGGCCTCCCTCGCCGTGATCCTGGCGCTGATCGCCACGGTGCCGGGTGCGGTAGCCGGCACGGTGCTGCTGCTGGCCTGGGGGCTCGTGTACGGCGGGGTCTCGGTCAGCCTCCAGAGCTGGATGATCAAGGCCGCACCGGACGACGCGGAGGCCGCCTCCTCGCTGATGGTGGCGATGTTCAACCTGGCCATCGCCGCAGGCGCCCTGTCCGGCGGTCTCGCGGTCGACGGGATCTCGGTGCCCGCCGCCGCATGGGCCGGAGCCGTCCTGATGGCGCTGGCCGCCGTCACCGTGCGGGTCACCTCCATGTCCCGCACGGCCGCGCGGGACGTCACGGGCGCTGGTGCGGCGACCGCCCCCGGAGTCACCGGGACCGGAGGCCGCACCGAGGACCGCGACGCTTCACCGGCCGACCGGCGATAG
- a CDS encoding NADP-dependent oxidoreductase gives MSEDQEGTMRAMTYDTYGGVEVLSETRIPVPKVGPGEVLVRVRCASVNPVDWKIMAGGLDGLMDVVYPVVPGWDVAGTVEYAGIDTPEFTASDEVIAYARKDYVHGGTFAEFVTVPVRALARKPVSLTWQQAAGLPLAGLTAYQLLTRLDTGKEDTVLVHGAAGGVGSMGVQIARALGARVIGTASARNHDRLRELGCEPVEYGDGLAERVRALAPDGVTVVADFVGGVLDTTLAVLAEGGRHASIADHTVLGSGGQWMWVRPVGADLAELGRLADAGQLTVTVAETFPLAELAAAFELSQKGHAAGKIVLEV, from the coding sequence ATGTCCGAGGACCAAGAGGGCACCATGCGGGCCATGACGTACGACACGTACGGCGGAGTGGAGGTGCTCTCCGAGACCCGGATTCCGGTGCCCAAGGTCGGACCCGGCGAGGTCCTCGTCCGCGTCCGGTGCGCCTCCGTCAACCCCGTCGACTGGAAGATCATGGCCGGCGGGCTCGACGGCCTGATGGACGTCGTGTACCCCGTCGTCCCCGGCTGGGACGTCGCCGGGACCGTCGAGTACGCGGGCATCGACACCCCCGAGTTCACCGCGAGCGACGAGGTCATCGCCTACGCCCGCAAGGACTACGTGCACGGCGGCACCTTCGCGGAGTTCGTCACCGTGCCCGTACGGGCCCTCGCGCGCAAGCCCGTCTCCCTGACCTGGCAGCAGGCCGCGGGGCTGCCGCTGGCCGGGCTCACCGCGTACCAGCTGCTCACGCGCCTGGACACCGGCAAGGAGGACACCGTCCTCGTGCACGGAGCCGCGGGCGGCGTCGGCTCCATGGGCGTGCAGATCGCCCGCGCGCTCGGGGCCCGTGTCATCGGCACCGCCTCGGCCCGCAACCACGACCGGCTGCGCGAGCTGGGCTGCGAACCCGTCGAGTACGGGGACGGCCTGGCGGAGCGGGTCCGCGCCCTGGCGCCCGACGGGGTCACCGTCGTCGCCGACTTCGTCGGGGGAGTCCTCGACACCACCCTGGCGGTACTGGCCGAGGGCGGCCGGCACGCCTCCATCGCCGACCACACCGTGCTCGGCTCCGGCGGCCAGTGGATGTGGGTACGGCCCGTCGGCGCCGACCTCGCCGAGCTGGGCCGACTGGCCGACGCCGGGCAGCTCACGGTCACCGTCGCCGAGACCTTCCCGCTCGCGGAACTGGCGGCCGCCTTCGAGCTCAGCCAGAAGGGGCATGCCGCCGGGAAGATCGTCCTGGAGGTCTGA
- a CDS encoding ROK family transcriptional regulator: MTTGRSGRTVRDLRRGNRSAVLQQLYFGTPMSRQELGPATGLSSGSVSNVVGELVADGLLEEAGVVDSDGGRPRTLLRVAPGSGHLIGIDVGETRVRVELFDLTLTELARTELPLKPRGCYDVGPIVDHVRSGIATVLERAGVGTERLLGVGIGVPGIVDRDAPGGTVVHGQTIGWDAVPLEALLRATGAVPPEVPYLIDNGARTLGQAEMWFGAGRGARDAVVVLFGSGIGASLITDGSPDGAGTEGAPLEWGHLTVQVRGRRCRCGALGCLEAYTGAESLLARWAERGGDGDAVAADAVARDEEDALTALLAAASSGDAAALAVLDETAEYLGAGLSDLINLFQPERILIGGWAGLMLGPHILPAVREHATRYSLRHPAARVTIDMGSLGPDAVTVGAATLPLAAFFAAGGRRTPPEPATEAPGWQTSLRSRGGGAAAGA, encoded by the coding sequence ATGACGACGGGGCGCAGTGGACGTACGGTGCGGGACCTGCGAAGGGGCAACCGCAGCGCCGTGCTGCAGCAGTTGTACTTCGGCACGCCCATGAGCCGGCAGGAGCTGGGCCCGGCGACCGGACTGAGCTCGGGATCCGTCAGCAACGTGGTCGGTGAACTCGTCGCGGACGGACTGCTGGAGGAGGCGGGAGTCGTCGACTCGGACGGCGGCCGGCCGCGCACGCTGCTGCGGGTGGCGCCCGGCAGCGGGCACCTGATCGGCATCGACGTCGGCGAAACCCGGGTCAGGGTAGAGCTGTTCGACCTGACGCTGACCGAACTGGCGCGCACCGAGCTCCCGTTGAAGCCGCGCGGCTGCTACGACGTCGGTCCGATCGTCGACCACGTACGGAGCGGGATCGCCACCGTCCTGGAGAGGGCCGGGGTCGGGACGGAGCGGCTCCTGGGGGTCGGCATCGGCGTCCCCGGCATCGTCGACCGAGACGCGCCGGGCGGAACCGTCGTCCACGGGCAGACGATCGGCTGGGACGCGGTCCCGCTGGAGGCGCTGCTGCGGGCGACGGGGGCCGTACCGCCCGAGGTCCCGTATCTGATCGACAACGGGGCCCGCACGCTCGGGCAGGCGGAGATGTGGTTCGGCGCGGGTCGCGGGGCCCGGGACGCGGTGGTCGTGCTCTTCGGTTCCGGCATCGGAGCGAGCCTGATCACCGACGGCTCCCCGGACGGCGCCGGCACGGAGGGCGCACCCCTGGAGTGGGGCCACCTCACGGTGCAGGTCCGCGGGCGGCGCTGCCGTTGCGGGGCGCTGGGCTGCCTGGAGGCGTACACGGGGGCGGAGTCGCTCCTGGCGCGGTGGGCGGAACGGGGCGGCGATGGGGACGCGGTCGCCGCGGACGCGGTGGCCCGGGACGAGGAGGACGCCCTGACCGCGCTGCTGGCGGCGGCCTCCAGCGGGGACGCGGCCGCGCTGGCCGTGCTCGACGAGACCGCGGAGTACCTGGGCGCGGGCCTGTCGGACCTGATCAACCTCTTCCAGCCCGAGCGGATCCTCATCGGCGGCTGGGCGGGCCTGATGCTGGGCCCGCACATCCTCCCGGCGGTACGGGAACACGCGACGCGCTACTCGCTGCGCCATCCCGCCGCCCGGGTCACCATCGACATGGGCTCACTGGGCCCGGACGCGGTCACCGTGGGCGCGGCCACCCTCCCTCTGGCGGCCTTCTTCGCCGCGGGCGGCCGGCGCACGCCGCCGGAGCCCGCGACGGAGGCTCCGGGCTGGCAGACGTCCCTGCGCTCCCGCGGCGGCGGGGCGGCGGCCGGGGCCTAG